The DNA window taattGTTTTGGGAAAGCTTGGAAAGCTCATTTTTTGGTTTTTCATTGTATTTTGTGGAtggaaaaaatgaagaaatattGATAAATAGAGTTTCAAGATTGCTTGTGGATGGAATCAAGTGTTAGGAAGCTTGGGATTGAGTAAAAATGCATCCAAGAGGTAAGTACCCTTGGATACTCTTACTCCTCGTATTCTAACATGTTAGGGGAGTAGAAAAATTGTGATACTAAATGAATATAAGCATGTTGCTGAATGTGTTGAAAAATTGTGATTTAAATGAATCCAAAAGGTAAGTACCCTAATTTTTTTCAGTAAAATTGGATAAATCGGTTAGTAGCACTAAAATGTGGCTGGAATGAACTTTGTATGACATGCTTATGAGGGGCTCAACAGTATTAATAAATAGGATAAGTAGGTTTATCCTTAAGTACTTGTTGATCTCGTTGAGATCACGTGTTAGTTGTTTACAATGCgtaagttaagggcattttgcGAAGCTTGTAATTATCGATTTAGGAGCATCGCATTGCCAACATGGTTTAAAGATTGGAAAGTTTACATTTGCATTTGTTAATTGTATTACATGGAGACTTAGACTATTATAAGAATTTGCAAGTGTTTGGATTTGTGAAGTCTAAGtctcatttataaatttttgaataagTAAGAcaagttttaaattatatattaatttgaacaTGTGTTTGacttgaaattgtgtttaaatatgatttggaaatgttttgaaatgatttgGAACTATAGGATATGATTTGATGATGTTTTAGGATGTTTTAGAGTGTTTTTAAAGTGCTTAGAGGGTAACGTCACGACCTTCACCTTTGACATCACGACTTTGCCTTTATCACGTCGCGACGTCAAGTGTTCCACGTCGTGACCTCGCATGTTGTCCCAGCATGTTTCACAACTTTGCCCCACTACACTGTTTTGATTCGTTTTGGTTTCCAATGGCTTGATTTTGACCCTAGACACCTTCAATCACCTTCAATCACCCAAAAATGtttctaaatggttttataatgGTTGTATAGCCttaaaaatgtttttatgttgtatttattaaattgtttgaagtattaatttatgaaaaattcataCTTTTCTTAACACGAACAGTCCCATTTAAAACTTAACCAACTTTAAATAGTTGATTTGTAAATTGGATTTTTCTATATATGTATTCAATAACCCAAAATGACTTTAAATATATTTGGGTCTTTCTAACTTTGCCAATTTGATTTAAAGAAGATTAATATGTTgcgaaaaaaataatttttataaaagaaattttttgtACCAGCTAAGAAAGTATTCTGGTAACATCTCTCGTTTGTACCGTACGTCAGGATGAGTGAGGAGTGTTACAGATATGCTaggtacttttatttttactaaaagtTCAGAATAAGAAAATATAGCAAATTTCTActttgtgctttaaaaaaaagtatataccaaaattattgactaaaacgttaaatttttttggcataattgtaaaaaaaaaccctcaacGTTTGGGGGCTTTTGGTGTTGTGccattaacctttttattttttgattgacaCCCTTAAAGTTACAATTTTTTCAGAAATCAGCCCACTTTTAACGGTCAACTTGAGTTGACCGTTAATCAAACTGTAGGTCAACATAGTAGcccatgtggcatgccacataagcGCATGACGTCATATATGACGTCAtctatttaacattttttttcattttgtttccatTATCTTTCTTCTTCCCTCTTTCTTTCTTCCCCTTTAACTGTTGATTCTAACCATGGATTTTTTTATCAGGTTTTGACTGATTGACTCCGTGTTCATCTTTGATTCTTTTGTGGGTTTCCTCATTTTTAAAAACCCAATTTCAAAAACAAATCAGAACTCAAAATAAAccaacaaaacaaacaaaatttgaTCACTAAATAATTGGTTTTTGAAAACCCAATAATAGAAACTAAATAGATTTTGATGACAGTAAATGGAttagagagaaaaaagaagaagcttacACGTGAATGTTGAATAGGGTTCAGCTTTGCTTGAACCCAAAATTAAAGAAGTAACCAGATGTtgtgttttgaagaagaaaaatggtgtttggcaagagagaaaatgagagaaaaaaaatggcAGCCGACAGTGGGGGAAAAAAACAATGATTTTAAGTTGAAAGTGTGGTGTAGATTTACAAAAATTACACAAAAGCATGATTATAATCATGGTAATGGAAATTCTTGTAGATGAAATGAGTCAACCATatattttgaagaagaaaaatggtgtttggcaagagagaaaataagagaaaaaaaatggcaGCCGACAGTGGAGGGAAAAAAACAATGATTTTAAGTTGAAAGTGTGGTGTGGGTTTACAAAAATTACACAAAAGCATGATTATAATCATGGTAATGGAAATTCTTGTAGATGAAATGAGCCAAACAtatgttttgaagaaaaaaaatggtatttggcaagagagaaaatgagagaaaaaaatggtAGCCGACATTGGTGggaaaaaataatgattttaagctGAAAGTGTGGTGTGAGTTTACAAAAATTACTCAAAAGCATGATTATATCATGGTAATGGAAATTCTTGTAGATGAAATGAGCCAACCAtatgttttgaagaagaaaaatggtaTTTGGCacgagagaaaatgagagaaaaaaatggtAGCCTGCATTGGGGGGAAAATGATTTTAAGCTGAAAGTGTAGTGTGAGTTTACAAAAATTACTCAAAAGCATGATTATATCATGGTAATGGAAATTCTTGTAGATGAAATGAGCCAACCATATGTTTTGAAGGAGAAAAATGGTATTTggaaagagagaaaatgagagaaaaaaatggtAGCCGACATTGGGGGGAAAAACAATGATTTTAAGCTGAAAGTGTGGTGTGAGTTTACAAAAATTACTCAAAAGCATGATTATATCATGGTAATGGAAATTCTTGTCGATGAAATGAGTCAACCAtgtgttttgaagaaaaaaaagtggtgtttggcaagagagaaaatgagagaaaaaattttgttaaatagatGACGTTATCTATGACGTCGTACacttatgtggcatgccacatgggCTGTTATGTTGACCTACAGTTTGATTAATGGTCAAATCACATTGGTCGTTAAAACTggcctaattttttaaaaaaatcataacgtTGAGGGTGTCaatcaaaaaatgaaaaagtcAAGGGTACAAAACCAAAAGCCTACAAACGTTGAggttttttttgcaattatgccaatttttttataaacgtTAGAAAATTTGATATTGGTATACTGTTAATAAATTTAGTATATGAAGTTAAAATTTTTggtatgtctttttttttttccgaGCGTATAGCAAAACCTCTTGAAATATATGACAAAGAGCTATCCTCTATTTGGTATATAAAAACCCCCCATAACTAAATCCCATcttgaaaaacaaaacaaaacaaaacaactaTATTTTATTGGTTTTTCTTGTTGTTATTGTGTGCGTGATTGTGtatattttttttggtattttaagtTTTATCATATTTTGAGAAGTCTTTGTACTTTGTTCATCAATTCAGGGTGTTACGGTGTTtggaattatataaatttaataaccTTTAATGTATTGTTGCATGACAATAAGAGCCATAGGTAGTTTACTATATATTTTCTCTTtcaatcaattaaaaagaaaaaaacacaacACCGAAAAAGGAAGAGAGtgaataaaaaggatttaaacatattttGTACATTGAAAAGGTAATTTAGAAACAAACGTATGATGGAAATGGCCTCAGGTAAAGTCAAATCCGTGTTGCTCTGCGGGCTTTCctatatgttttaattaaatgtcATAAGAGATTCAAAAGTTatgaaataacaacaaaataagaaTTTTAAATATGTGGGATGCAAAGATAAGAGCTTAAGATGTTTTACATGCATTACACTTCTCAATTGTACAAAGATAACTTTATAAAACTTATTATCTTCTTTCATGAATTTATGATTATGAGAGATTCTAAATGAAGTCAAGAAACTTGGTAGAAAAAAATGTTACACcttcaaaaagtttttttttttttacaaatatatatctATTTTAACATATGGGAAAAAATGATGATTGTCTCTAGCTAGCATAACCAACTGTTCTTAACAGGAAACCCACTCAATATTTTGAATTGATTCCAAAGATTCAAACCTTGTGCATGTTGGGGAACTTGGCAACAACAAGCACAACCACTGCAATTGTGTTGAAAAAGAGCATAGGATGTTGGTATTCGGTTGTATATGAGGCTATCAAGTACCTATCAAGGAAAGAAATAATAATGTCCATACACATAAATGCAAATATGCAATACAGAATAATAGGATGGAATGTGATGATCATATAAACAAACTTACAATATAACAGGTACAATAGTTAGAAACTTTCTATTGGGTGTAAATTGTTTTCCATTGTCTATCTGCTCCCACCAAGTCAACCCATTGTACATCCCTTGATCTTCAGCAAATGGGGTTCTTTTCTTCCAATGAAAGAAATGGCATGTGATCTGAAAATATGATCAATCTCATAATTTTGGTTTAGATACTAGTTAAGCAGATTTGTCATGCtctataaataaattcaaaagttAAATGAATTAACACACAAGAGGGAGGGGGTATTTACAGGCATAGAAAGAAACCTAATTCAAAATTGAATACAAT is part of the Gossypium hirsutum isolate 1008001.06 chromosome D11, Gossypium_hirsutum_v2.1, whole genome shotgun sequence genome and encodes:
- the LOC107923828 gene encoding ORM1-like protein 3, giving the protein MYPEVWTIYILILFFTWLLVLSVFGCSPSMAWTIINLSHFLITCHFFHWKKRTPFAEDQGMYNGLTWWEQIDNGKQFTPNRKFLTIVPVILYLIASYTTEYQHPMLFFNTIAVVVLVVAKFPNMHKV